Genomic DNA from Desulfonema ishimotonii:
TGGCCCCGGACGAATATGATCCCAAATGGAAACGCTGGCGGATGGAAACGCTGCCCATTATCCCGGCCACCTTTGAATATAAGCCTCTCCCCAAAACCCGGAAACAGCTCAACGTCATCCGGGGTCTTCTGAAGCGCGGTTCGCTGGAAACGGTGGTCATCGCCACGGATGCGGGCCGGGAGGGGGAGGTCATCGCCCGAACCATCCTCATGGCCTCCGGGTTCGGGGAGATGGGCCGGGTGCAGCGGTTCTGGACCAGCCAGGCCCTGACCCCGCAGGTGGTCCGGGACGGCATGGCGGCCCTCCGGCCGGCATCGGACTACGACCGGCTCTGGCAGGCCGGACAGGCCCGCCAGATCGCCGACTGGCTGGTGGGCATGACCTGCACGCGGGCTGCCACCCTGGTGTCGCGCAGCAAAACGGGAAACGGGAAAAATCGGGGCCGGAAATCGGCAAACCTCTTCAGCGTCGGCAGGGTACAGACCGCCGTGCTGTCGCTCATCGCCGACCGCCGCCGGGAGCGCGAGGATTTCAAACCGGAACCCTACTGGGTGCTCCGGGCCGTTTTTATCGGCGAAAAGGGCGAGTGGGCCGGCATGTGGTTCCGCAAGGAGCTGACTCGTTTCACCAAAGAGACAGAGGCAAAGGAAATCGAGGCAAAGATGAGCGGTCAGACCGGGGCGGTTCGCTCCGTGAAACGGCAGAAAAAGAAGGAGCCGCCCCCGCTTCTCTACTCACTTACCGACCTTCAGCGGGAGGCGAACCGGAAACTGGGACTTTCCGCCAAAGAGACCCTCGGCATTGCCCAGCGGCTCTACGAAGAGAAAAAATGCCTCTCCTATCCGCGAACCGATTCCAAAGTGCTGGGGAGCCAGAACGTGGACATGGCCCGGAAGCTGGTGAAAAAACTCTCCGGCGTCTATCCCAAACCCTTTGCCGGGACGGATCACAGCCTCATCCGCGCATCTAACAAACGGGTCTTCAATGACGCCCGGCTGACCGACCACCACGCCCTGATTCCCTTGGCCCCGGCCCCGGAATCGGTTTCGGGCAGGGACAGAAAGGTCTACGATCTGGTGCTGAAGCGCTTTGCTGCCGCCTTTCATCCGGACTGCGAGTTTGAGCAGACCGAGATCATCACAGCGGTGCGGGACGAGACCTTCCGCACCCGTGGCAAGCGCATCCTCATACCGGGATGGCGAGTGGTCTACGAGGCGGACGCGCCCCGAAAAAAGGCGGCCCGGAACGGGGATGAGGCGGTTGAAAACCTGCCGCCGCTGATCAAAGGCGATCCGGCTGCGGTGAAAGAGACCCGGCTTGAAAGGAAGATGACCCAGCCGCCGCCGGATTACAACGAAGCCCTGCTGCTGAAGGAAATGACCAATCCGGGCCGCTATGTGTCCGAGGATGACCTTAAAAAAATCTACCGGGGCGATGTGGGGCTGGGGACACAGGCCACCCGCGCCCAGATTATCGAAACGCTTCTGGCGCGGGAATATGTGGTGCGCCGGAAAAAACTGCTGATTGCCACCGACAAGGGGGTTCGGCTTATCAACATGCTGCGCGGCTTCAGACAGGCCGGAATGCTGGCCTCTCCGCGGGAAACAGCCCGATGGGAGCGCCAGTTGGAACAGATTGCCCAGGGAAACGGGTCAGGGGAGGATTTTTTGAACGATATCAAACGGGTGGTAACAACGGTTGTGGACGAATTCAAAGGCGAGCCGGAATTTCTGGGCCGGTGTCCGGTCTGCGGCGGCCAGGTGATCCGGGGAAAACGGGATTTCGGGTGTTCGAACTGGCGGAAGAAGGACGGCGGATGCCGGTTTGTCATCCGCAGCCAGATGGCCGGACAGACCCTTTCGCACCAGGTGATCTCGGAGCTGCTGGCGCGCAAAGAGGCCGGACCGCTTCAGGGGTTTGCGGATGAGAACAGCGCACCCTTTACCGGCCTTCTCCGGCTGGCCGAATCCGACGGCTTCTGGGTGGTCCGCATCGAGCCGACCGACGCTGCCGCCAAACCGGAAGCCCCGGCCCCGACGGGCGGAAGCGGGGACGTTATCGGCAAATGTCCGGCCTGCGGCGGCGAGGTGGTGGATAATCCCAAATCATACGGGTGCGCCAACTGGCGGGACGAAGACGGCGGCTGCAAGTTCGTCATCTGGAAAGAGGTGGCGAAGAAGCTGATCACCCCGGCCATGGCCAAAACCCTGATTGAGGAGGGGCAGATCGGCCCGCTGGACAGGTTCATCTCCAAAAAGGGCAAGCCCTTTTCCGCCTCCCTGAAGCTGACGCAGGAGGATGAGAAATGGGGCGTCCGGTTTCTCTTTGATGACCGCCCGCAGGAGGAAAATGGTTCCGCCAAAGTAATTGGCCGGTGTCCGGCCTGCGGCGGCGAGGTGGTGGATAATCCCAAATCATACGGGTGCGTCAACTGGCGGGAAGAGGATGGCGGATGCAAGATGGTCATCTGGAAAACCGTGGCTCAGAAGGAGATCAGCCCGGAGGTGGCACGCCTGCTT
This window encodes:
- a CDS encoding type IA DNA topoisomerase — its product is MKTLIITEKPSVAMDFAKALGVNGKHDGYIEDGSYTITWAVGHLVELMAPDEYDPKWKRWRMETLPIIPATFEYKPLPKTRKQLNVIRGLLKRGSLETVVIATDAGREGEVIARTILMASGFGEMGRVQRFWTSQALTPQVVRDGMAALRPASDYDRLWQAGQARQIADWLVGMTCTRAATLVSRSKTGNGKNRGRKSANLFSVGRVQTAVLSLIADRRREREDFKPEPYWVLRAVFIGEKGEWAGMWFRKELTRFTKETEAKEIEAKMSGQTGAVRSVKRQKKKEPPPLLYSLTDLQREANRKLGLSAKETLGIAQRLYEEKKCLSYPRTDSKVLGSQNVDMARKLVKKLSGVYPKPFAGTDHSLIRASNKRVFNDARLTDHHALIPLAPAPESVSGRDRKVYDLVLKRFAAAFHPDCEFEQTEIITAVRDETFRTRGKRILIPGWRVVYEADAPRKKAARNGDEAVENLPPLIKGDPAAVKETRLERKMTQPPPDYNEALLLKEMTNPGRYVSEDDLKKIYRGDVGLGTQATRAQIIETLLAREYVVRRKKLLIATDKGVRLINMLRGFRQAGMLASPRETARWERQLEQIAQGNGSGEDFLNDIKRVVTTVVDEFKGEPEFLGRCPVCGGQVIRGKRDFGCSNWRKKDGGCRFVIRSQMAGQTLSHQVISELLARKEAGPLQGFADENSAPFTGLLRLAESDGFWVVRIEPTDAAAKPEAPAPTGGSGDVIGKCPACGGEVVDNPKSYGCANWRDEDGGCKFVIWKEVAKKLITPAMAKTLIEEGQIGPLDRFISKKGKPFSASLKLTQEDEKWGVRFLFDDRPQEENGSAKVIGRCPACGGEVVDNPKSYGCVNWREEDGGCKMVIWKTVAQKEISPEVARLLLEKRETDILFGFISRKGSAFAARLRLEEDVSGAYKVVFDFSDVR